In Tachysurus fulvidraco isolate hzauxx_2018 chromosome 3, HZAU_PFXX_2.0, whole genome shotgun sequence, a single window of DNA contains:
- the LOC113644206 gene encoding E3 ubiquitin-protein ligase TRIM11-like has protein sequence MASGLSHHIRCPVCLNDLKEPVCLPCEHFYCRACINEYMTRNAADTRCPECRRPFGQNDIRVNRVLTNLVNAAKDHLREHQALVDRVTSASKRTATINRGFTEYCSAHNEKLKLFCVTDQKLICVICKEEKTHRGHSFNTLDAAFYDKKKKVTETLENLLSEENILVDLINEQAEEILKTMGKSNSLTNQISNQFIKLHQFLDAKEKEVKKKLEEEENQILNIMGINMFTMEEMLSDRAEKQGMMRSALEMNQPNRFLQWWNETGRFTVREVFTSSSTHLALEDLSVVPDNLFLGPYENYLQFFVWKEMLRFIQLVPHHPTVEDRGDQSISISPSGLCIQPKKVTKIQKNKPNSLWLKTASLFNTGQHYWELDVGKKLDWGVGVCSCESGNVVNDTVLCFNSDTGYHIQQTHDTDKSTIDLTTQFRKIGVYLDCEKNLISFYNADKMILIETRVLSKPQPHTLCLSPGLYLDGKNIDPLTICWY, from the exons ATGGCTTCGGGTTTGTCTCATCACATCCGCTGTCCTGTGTGTTTGAATGATTTAAAAGAACCAGTGTGTCTTCCATGTGAGCACTTCTACTGTAGAGCATGTATTAACGAATACATGACTAGAAATGCTGCTGACACCAGATGTCCAGAATGCCGTAGACCTTTTGGTCAGAATGATATTAGAGTAAATCGAGTTTTAACAAACTTGGTGAATGCGGCCAAAGACCATCTGAGGGAACACCAAGCCTTGGTAGACAGGGTGACGTCTGCTTCCAAACGGACCGCGACCATCAACCGAGGCTTCACAGAATACTGTTCAGCCCACAATGAAAAGCTCAAGCTTTTCTGTGTGACGGATCAGAAACTAATCTGTGTTATCTGCAAAGAGGAAAAGACACATCGGGGACATAGTTTCAATACTTTGGATGCTGCATTCTATGACAAGAAG AAAAAGGTAACAGAAACTCTGGAAAATTTGCTCAGCGAAGAAAACATACTGGTCGATTTGATTAATGAGCAAGCTGAAGAGATTCTGAAAACAATG GGGAAATCCAATTCATTAACAAACCAGATCTCTAACCAGTTTATAAAGCTGCACCAGTTCCTGGATGCCAAAGAGAAGGAGGTGAAGAAAAAgctagaggaagaggaaaatcAAATCTTGAACATAATGGGTATAAACATGTTTACAATGGAAGAAATGTTGTCAGATAGAGCAGAAAAACAAGGAATGATGAGGTCAGCTTTAGAGATGAATCAACCTAACCGGTTCCTACAG TGGTGGAATGAGACCGGACGCTTTACAGTTCGGGAAGTATTCACAAGCAGTTCAAC GCATCTGGCCCTGGAGGATCTTAGTGTTGTGCCTGACAACCTGTTTCTTGGTCCCTATGAGAATTACCTGCAGTTCTTTGTGTGGAAAGAGATGTTGAGATTCATCCAGCTAG TGCCTCATCACCCCACTGTGGAAGACAGAGGCGATCAAAGCATCAGCATCTCTCCCAGTGGACTCTGTATTCAGCCAAAGAAGGTTACAAAGATCCAGAAAAACAAACCCAACTCACTATGGCTAAAAACAGCATCATTATTTAACACAGGGCAACACTACTGGGAGTTGGATGTGGGGAAGAAATTGGACTGGGGTGTTGGAGTTTGTAGCTGTGAATCGGGTAATGTTGTCAATGACACAGTGCTTTGCTTCAACTCAGATACTGGCTACCACATACAACAGACCCACGACACGGACAAAAGCACAATAGATCTTACAACACAGTTTAGGAAGATAGGGGTTTACCTGGACTGTGAGAAAAATCTGATATCATTCTATAATGCTGACAAAATGATTCTCATTGAAACTAGAGTCTTGTCAAAACCACAACCCCATACTCTATGTCTCTCCCCTGGGCTTTACTTAGATGGGAAGAACATCGATCCACTCACTATATGTTGGTATTAA
- the LOC113644205 gene encoding nuclear factor 7, brain-like: MDSRLFKQIQCSVCLGEFTDPVSLLCDHTFCRQCISNHSQTSSRLRLCPECRRPYTMWDLRSNRVLRNMVDAVKEHLTEQQSMRDRDLAVAGANGPRAGLFVEPEKLVCPDHDERLKLFCETDQKLVCLICRDGDKHQGHKFKPVDEAAEPKKEMLKEPLGFISKDNKELEELIKRQTNEITKTEDRSKQISAQISAQFQEMHQFLNEKEQEVKALLEKQEKVMVEKMQKNRNDIEEKLNAGKEHEDIIKSVIETDRPDGFLQWWTEHGQCFVEGMRQADDSWSKRSENGSQSSESRVKGLSVTSESLFLGPYETHLSFFVWKKMLGSIKPVPDRNVISDCHDPYLRVSSDGRSVTRTDKKGIFNRHKHYRPLARTHKSFQSGQHYWEVDVGEKIDWSVGVDGGFISNLNKNIRLQLKHNQGYSIKENSTESDKELAVKPRRIGIYLDCDRHQVSFYNADDMTLLHTSTNLSFTPYFLSLSPGAYLQGINADPLTVCWN, translated from the exons ATGGATTCTAGACTCTTCAAGCAGattcagtgttctgtgtgtttgggggaaTTTACAGACCCGGTGAGTCTGCTGTGTGACCACACGTTCTGCAGGCAGTGTATCAGTAACCACTCGCAGACCAGTAGCCGCTTACGGCTGTGTCCTGAATGCCGTCGACCGTATACCATGTGGGACCTACGATCCAACCGGGTCCTCAGAAATATGGTAGATGCTGTGAAGGAGCACCTCACAGAACAACAATCCATGAGGGACAGGGACTTGGCCGTTGCTGGAGCCAACGGTCCGAGAGCAGGATTGTTCGTGGAACCAGAGAAGCTGGTGTGCCCCGACCACGATGAAAGGCTCAAACTGTTCTGTGAGACAGATCAAAAATTGGTGTGTCTAATTTGTAGAGATGGAGATAAACACCAAGGGCACAAGTTCAAACCAGTAGATGAAGCAGCAGAGCCCAAAAAG GAGATGCTAAAAGAACCTCTAGGTTTCATATCAAAAGATAACAAAGAGCTGGAAGAGCTGATTAAGAGGCAGACCAACGAAATCACAAAAACTGAG GATCGGTCCAAGCAGATTTCAGCCCAAATCTCAGCTCAATTCCAAGAGATGCACCAGTTCCTTAATGAGAAGGAGCAGGAGGTGAAAGCACTGCTTGAGAAACAAGAGAAGGTTATGGTGGAGAAGATGCAGAAGAACAGAAATGACATAGAGGAAAAACTAAATGCTGGAAAAGAGCATGAAGACATCATAAAGTCAGTCATTGAAACGGATCGGCCTGATGGATTTCTGCAG TGGTGGACCGAACATGGCCAGTGTTTTGTTGAAGGGATGAGGCAAGCTGATGACAGTTGGTCTAAAAGAAGTGAAAATGGTTCTCAGTCATCAGA GTCAAGGGTGAAGGGCCTCAGTGTGACATCTGAATCCCTATTTCTTGGCCCCTATGAAACTCATCTGAGTTTCTTTGTGTGGAAGAAGATGCTCGGCTCCATTAAACCAG ttcCTGATCGTAATGTGATATCTGACTGCCATGACCCATATTTGAGGGTTTCCTCTGATGGCCGCAGTGTGACTCGGACAGACAAAAAAGGCATTTTTAATCgccataaacactacagaccaCTGGCCAGAACCCACAAGTCCTTTCAGTCTGGACAGCATTACTGGGAGGTGGATGTGGGAGAAAAGATTGACTGGAGTGTAGGTGTCGATGGTGGATTTATAAGCAACCTAAATAAGAACATCAGGCTTCAGCTAAAACATAACCAAGGCTACTCTATTAAGGAGAATAGTACAGAGAGTGATAAGGAGCTGGCAGTGAAGCCACGGAGAATAGGGATATACTTGGACTGTGACAGGCATCAGGTTAGCTTCTATAATGCTGATGATATGACTCTCCTCCATACATCTACTAATTTATCTTTTACTCCTTATTTTCTGAGTCTGTCTCCAGGAGCATACCTACAAGGCATTAATGCTGACCCATTGACAGTGTGCTGGAACTGA